One stretch of Macaca nemestrina isolate mMacNem1 chromosome 17, mMacNem.hap1, whole genome shotgun sequence DNA includes these proteins:
- the LOC105469165 gene encoding LLGL scribble cell polarity complex component 2 isoform X3 has translation MRRFLRPGHDPVRERLKRDLFQFNKTVEHGFPHQPSALGYSPSLRILAIGTRSGAIKLYGAPGVEFMGLHRENNAVTQIHLLPGQCQLVTLLDDNSLHLWSLKVKGGASELQEDESFTLRGPPGAAPSATQITVVLPHSLCELLYLGTESGNVFVVQLPAFRALEDRTISSDAVLQRLPEEARHRRVFEMVEALQEHPRDPNQILIGYSRGLVVIWDLQGSRVLYHFLSSQQLENIWWQRDGRLLVSCHSDGSYCQWPVSSDAQQPEPLRSLVPYGPFPCKAITKILWLTTRQGLPFTIFQGGMPRASYGDRHCISVIHDGQQTAFDFTSRVIDFTVLTEADPAAAFDDPYALVVLAEEELVVIDLQTAGWPPVQLPYLASLHCSAITCSHHVSNIPLKLWERIIAAGSQQNAHFSTMEWPIDGGTSLTPAPPQRDLLLTGHEDGTVRFWDASGVCLRLLYKLSTVRVFLTDTDPNENLSAQGEDEWPPLRKVGSFDPYSDDPRLGIQKIFLCKYSGYLAVAGTAGQVLVLELNDEAAEQAVEQVEADLLQDQEGYRWKGHERLAARSGPVRFEPGFQPFVLVQCQPPAVVTSLALHSEWRLVAFGTSHGFGLFDHQQRRQVFVKCTLHPSDQLALEGPLSRVKSLKKSLRQSFRRMRRSRVSSRKRRPAGTPGEVQEGSAKTERPGLQNMELAPVQRKIEARSAEDSFTGFVRTLYFADTYLRDSSRHCPSLWAGTNGGTIYAFSLRVPPAERRMDEPVRAEQAKEIQLMHRAPVVGILVLDGHSVPLPEPLEVAHDLSKSPDMQGSHQLLVVSEEQFKVFTLPKVSAKLKLKLTALEGSRVRRVSVAHFGSRRAEDYGEHHLAVLTNLGDIQVVSLPLLKPQVRYSCIRREDVSGIASCVFTKYGQGFYLISPSEFERFSLSTKWLVEPRCLVDSAETKNHRPGNGAGPKKVPSRARNSGTQSDGEEKQPGLVMERALLSDERASTGIHIERPWGAASAMAEQSEWLSGQAAR, from the exons ACGGTGGAGCATGGCTTCCCGCACCAGCCAAGCGCCCTCGGCTACAGCCCGTCCCTGCGCATCCTGGCCATCGGCACCCGTTCTGGAGCCATCAAGCT CTATGGAGCCCCGGGCGTGGAGTTCATGGGGCTGCACCGGGAGAACAACGCAGTGACGCAGATCCACCTCCTGCCCGGCCAG TGCCAGCTGGTCACCCTGCTGGATGACAACAGCCTGCACCTTTGGAGCCTGAAGGTCAAGGGCGGAGCATCGGAGCTACAGGAGGATGAGAGCTTCACACTGCGTGGCCCCCCAGG GGCTGCCCCCAGTGCCACACAGATCACCGTGGTCCTGCCCCATTCCTTGTGCGAACTGCTGTACCTGGGCACCGAGAGCGGCAACGTGTTTGTGGTGCAGCTGCCAGCTTTTCGCGCGCTGGAGGACCGGACCATCAGCTCGGACGCGGTGCTGCAGCG GTTGCCAGAGGAGGCCCGCCACCGGCGGGTGTTCGAGATGGTGGAGGCGCTGCAGGAGCACCCTCGAGACCCCAACCAGATCCTGATCGGCTACAGCCGAGGTCTTGTTGTCATCTGGGACCTGCAGGGCAGCCGTGTGCTCTACCACTTCCTCAGCAGCCAG CAACTGGAGAACATCTGGTGGCAGCGGGACGGCCGCCTACTCGTCAGCTGTCACTCCGATGGCAGCTACTGCCAGTGGCCCGTGTCCAGCGACGCCCAGCAACCAGAGCCCCTCCGCAGCCTCGTGCCTTACG GTCCCTTTCCTTGCAAAGCGATTACCAAAATCCTCTGGCTGACCACTAGGCAGGG GTTGCCCTTCACCATCTTCCAGGGCGGCATGCCACGGGCCAGCTACGGGGACCGCCACTGCATCTCAGTGATCCACGATGGCCAGCAGACGGCCTTCGACTTCACCTCCCGTGTCATCGACTTTACTGTCCTCACAGAGGCGGACCCTGCAGCCG CCTTTGACGACCCCTATGCCCTGGTGGTGCTGGCTGAGGAGGAGCTGGTGGTGATTGACCTGCAGACAGCAGGCTGGCCACCGGTCCAGCTGCCCTACCTGGCTTCCCTGCACTGTTCCGCCATCACCTGCTCCCACCACGTCTCCAACATCCCCCTGAAGCTGTGGGAGCGGATCATTGCCGCCGGCAGCCAGCAGAATGCGCACTTCTCCACCATG GAGTGGCCAATTGACGGTGGCACCAGCCtgaccccagccccaccccagaggGATCTGCTGCTCACAGG GCACGAGGATGGCACGGTGCGGTTCTGGGATGCCTCAGGTGTCTGCTTGCGGCTGCTGTACAAACTCAGCACGGTGCGCGTGTTCCTCACCGACACGGACCCCAACGAGAACCTCAGTGCCCAGGGCGAGGACGAGTGGCCCCCACTCCGCAAG GTGGGCTCCTTTGACCCCTACAGTGATGACCCCCGGCTGGGCATCCAGAAGATCTTCCTCTGCAAGTACAGTGGCTACCTGGCTGTGGCAGGCACGGCAGGGCAG GTGCTGGTACTGGAACTGAATGATGAGGCAGCAGAGCAGGCTGTGGAGCAGGTGGAGGCCGACCTGCTGCAAGACCAAGAGGGCTACCGCTGGAAGGGGCACGAGCGCCTGGCAGCCCGCTCAGGGCCTGTGCGCTTTGAGCCTGGCTTTCAGCCCTTCGTGTTGGTGCAGTGCCAGCCCCCGGCTGTGGTCACCTCCTTGGCCCTGCACTCTGAGTGGCGGCTCGTGGCCTTTGGCACCAGCCATGGCTTTGGCCTCTTTGACCACCAGCAGCGGCGGCAGGTCTTTGTTAA GTGCACGCTGCACCCCAGTGACCAGCTGGCCTTGGAGGGCCCATTGTCCCGCGTCAAGTCCCTCAAGAAGTCCTTGCGTCAGTCATTCCGCCGGATGCGTCGGAGCCGGGTGTCCAGCCGGAAGCGGCGCCCGGCTGGCACCCCAGGAGAG GTGCAGGAGGGGAGCGCCAAGACTGAGCGGCCGGGCCTCCAGAACATGGAGCTGGCACCTGTGCAGCGCAAGATCGAGGCTCGCTCGGCAGAGGACTCCTTCACAGGCTTCGTCCGGACCCTGTACTTTGCTGACACCTACCTGAGGGACA GCTCCCGCCACTGCCCCTCGCTGTGGGCTGGCACCAACGGGGGCACCATCTATGCCTTCTCCCTGCGTGTGCCCCCCGCTGAGCGGAGAATGGATGAGCCCGTGCGGGCAGAGCAGG CCAAGGAGATCCAGCTGATGCACCGGGCGCCGGTGGTGGGCATCCTGGTGCTCGACGGACACAGCGTACCCCTTCCCGAGCCCCTCGAAGTGGCCCATGATCTGTCGAAGAGCCCTGACATGCAGGGAAGCCACCAGCTGCTCGTTGTGTCGGAGGAGCAGTTCAAG GTGTTCACGCTGCCCAAGGTGAGTGCCAAGCTGAAGCTGAAGCTGACGGCCCTGGAGGGCTCAAGGGTGAGGCGGGTCAGCGTGGCCCACTTCGGCAGTCGTCGAGCTGAGGACTATGGGGAGCACCACCTGGCAGTCCTCACCAATCTGGGTGACATCCAGGTGGTGTCGCTGCCACTGCTCAAGCCCCAGGTGCGCTACAGCTGCATCCGCCGGGAGGACGTCAGTGGCATCGCCTCCTGCGTCTTCACCAAATATGGCCAAG GCTTCTACCTGATCTCACCCTCGGAGTTCGAGCGCTTCTCTCTCTCCACCAAGTGGCTGGTGGAGCCCCGGTGTCTGGTGGATTCAGCAGAAACCAAGAACCACCGCCCTGGTAACGGGGCAGGCCCCAAGAAGGTGCCGAGCCGAGCCAG GAACTCAGGGACTCAGAGTGATGGCGAGG AGAAGCAGCCCGGCTTGGTGATGGAGCGCGCTCTGCTCAGTGATGAGA GAGCCTCAACTGGCATTCACATCGAGCGGCCATGGGGCgcagcctcagcaatggcggag CAGAGTGAGTGGCTGAGCGGCCAGGCTGCACGATGA